The following are encoded in a window of Pseudomonas sp. JQ170C genomic DNA:
- the ccoN gene encoding cytochrome-c oxidase, cbb3-type subunit I has protein sequence MSTHQQAQAYNYKVVRQFVVMTVFWGIVGMAMGVWIASQLVWPELNLELPWTSFGRLRPLHTSLVIFGFAGSAQFAASYYAVQRTCQVRLFSDKLAAFTFWGWQATIVIMLVSLPLGLTTTKEYAEIEFTGAVWMAIVWVAYGVVFFATLLRRKAKHIYVGNWFFGAFIVVIAMLHVVNHLSIPVSWFKSYPVYSGATDAMVQWWYGHNAVGFFLTTGFLGMMYYFVPKQVGRPVYSYRLSIVHFWALITLYIWAGPHHLHYTALPDWAQSLGMAMSLILLAPSWGGMINGMMTLSGAWHKLRDDPILRFLVLSLAFYGMSTFEGPMMAIKTVNALSHYTDWTIGHVHAGALGWVAMITFGSLYHMIPKVFGRERMYSTGLINAHFWLATIGTVLYIASMWVNGITQGLMWRATNDDGTLTYSFVEALVASHPGFLVRFVGGVCFLAGMLLMAYNTWRTVRVADERLAFSNARIA, from the coding sequence ATGAGCACACATCAACAGGCGCAGGCCTACAACTACAAAGTGGTCAGACAATTCGTGGTCATGACGGTGTTCTGGGGCATCGTCGGCATGGCCATGGGGGTGTGGATCGCCTCGCAACTGGTCTGGCCGGAGCTGAACCTGGAACTGCCGTGGACCAGCTTCGGCCGCCTGCGCCCCCTGCACACCAGCCTTGTGATCTTCGGCTTTGCCGGTAGCGCACAATTTGCCGCCAGCTACTACGCGGTGCAGCGTACCTGCCAGGTACGCCTGTTCAGCGACAAGCTGGCCGCCTTCACCTTCTGGGGCTGGCAAGCGACTATCGTGATCATGCTGGTCAGCCTGCCGCTGGGCCTGACCACCACCAAGGAATACGCCGAGATCGAATTCACCGGTGCGGTCTGGATGGCCATTGTCTGGGTGGCCTACGGCGTGGTGTTCTTCGCCACCCTGCTGCGCCGCAAGGCCAAGCATATCTACGTCGGCAACTGGTTTTTCGGCGCCTTCATCGTGGTGATTGCCATGCTGCACGTGGTCAATCACCTGTCGATCCCGGTGAGCTGGTTCAAGTCCTACCCGGTCTACTCAGGCGCCACCGACGCCATGGTGCAGTGGTGGTACGGCCACAACGCCGTGGGCTTCTTCCTGACCACGGGCTTTCTGGGGATGATGTATTACTTCGTGCCCAAGCAGGTCGGTCGCCCGGTGTACTCCTATCGCCTGTCGATCGTGCATTTCTGGGCGCTGATCACCCTGTACATCTGGGCTGGCCCGCATCACCTGCACTACACCGCCCTGCCCGACTGGGCGCAATCGCTGGGCATGGCCATGTCGCTGATCCTCCTGGCCCCGAGCTGGGGCGGCATGATCAACGGCATGATGACCCTCTCCGGGGCCTGGCATAAGCTGCGCGACGACCCGATCCTGCGCTTTCTGGTGCTGTCGCTGGCGTTCTACGGCATGTCGACCTTTGAAGGCCCGATGATGGCGATCAAGACCGTCAACGCCCTGTCCCACTACACCGACTGGACCATCGGTCACGTTCACGCCGGGGCCCTGGGCTGGGTGGCGATGATCACCTTCGGCTCGCTGTACCACATGATCCCGAAAGTGTTCGGCCGCGAGCGCATGTACAGCACCGGCCTGATCAACGCGCACTTCTGGCTGGCGACCATCGGCACCGTGCTCTACATCGCCTCGATGTGGGTCAACGGCATCACCCAGGGCCTGATGTGGCGCGCCACCAACGACGACGGCACCCTGACCTACTCGTTCGTCGAGGCATTGGTGGCCAGCCACCCGGGCTTCCTGGTGCGCTTTGTCGGTGGCGTGTGCTTCCTCGCCGGCATGCTGCTGATGGCCTACAACACCTGGCGCACCGTGCGGGTGGCCGATGAACGCCTGGCCTTCAGCAACGCGCGCATCGCTTGA
- a CDS encoding cbb3-type cytochrome c oxidase subunit 3, producing the protein MNEWLYALYCLTGVLFFYLVTSACLRGHSREVDDQVSLIPFADDPLVAQRVAQAIGKPVPAEKPDAAMKA; encoded by the coding sequence ATGAACGAGTGGCTGTATGCGCTGTACTGCCTGACCGGCGTGTTGTTCTTCTACCTGGTGACCAGCGCCTGTTTGCGTGGCCACAGCCGTGAGGTAGACGATCAGGTCAGCTTGATACCCTTTGCCGATGACCCGCTGGTGGCGCAGCGGGTGGCGCAGGCGATCGGCAAACCGGTGCCGGCAGAGAAGCCGGATGCAGCGATGAAGGCCTGA
- a CDS encoding efflux transporter outer membrane subunit, which translates to MTRRPILSNRTLQLLGARGSRLLTCSLCLAMLSACTLSPDYHRPQSPTPAQFKHAAGWSQANPSDALARGAWWELYGDARLNGLVDELNASNQTVAQYEAQYRQAQALVRSARGALFPSLDLNAGKTRSSQGTGSSSSSLSNNSSGIRNTYSTTLGVSWEADLWGKLRDSLAANEASAQASLADMAAIRLSLQSELVQNYLQLRVMDEQKRLLEATVVAYQRSLTMTENQYRAGVSGKDAVAQAQTQLKTTQADLVDLVWQRAQLENAIAVLLGKAPADFALADSQDIPALPQVPLALPSQLLERRPDIASAERKVMSANASIGVAKAAYFPDLTLSLNGGYSSSSFNDWISLPNRFWSVGPQLAMTLFDGGQRSAEVDRTEAVYDQTVAQYRQAVLDGFKEVENYLVQLKVYEDEARIRSEALDSARESLRLTNNQYKAGLIAYLDVVNVQTTALSNERSVLNLLQGRLVASVQLIAALGGGWEAPSAFAEAP; encoded by the coding sequence ATGACCCGACGTCCGATCCTTTCCAACCGCACGCTGCAGCTGCTCGGCGCCCGTGGTTCACGCTTGTTGACCTGCAGCCTGTGCCTGGCCATGCTCAGCGCCTGCACCCTGAGCCCGGACTACCACCGACCGCAAAGCCCCACGCCGGCGCAGTTCAAGCACGCTGCCGGCTGGTCCCAGGCCAATCCGTCGGATGCCCTGGCGCGTGGGGCCTGGTGGGAGCTGTATGGCGATGCCCGGCTCAATGGCCTGGTTGACGAGCTCAATGCCAGCAACCAGACCGTCGCCCAGTACGAAGCCCAGTACCGCCAGGCCCAGGCCCTGGTGCGCAGTGCCCGTGGCGCACTGTTTCCAAGCCTTGACCTGAACGCCGGCAAGACCCGCTCCAGCCAGGGCACCGGCAGCTCCAGCTCCAGCCTGAGCAACAACAGCAGCGGGATTCGCAACACCTACAGCACCACCCTCGGTGTGAGCTGGGAGGCCGACCTCTGGGGCAAGCTGCGCGACAGCCTGGCGGCCAATGAAGCCAGCGCCCAGGCGAGCCTTGCCGACATGGCGGCGATCCGCCTGAGCCTGCAGTCGGAGCTGGTGCAGAACTACCTGCAGTTGCGGGTCATGGACGAACAGAAACGCCTGCTCGAAGCCACGGTCGTGGCCTACCAGCGCTCGCTGACCATGACTGAAAACCAGTACCGTGCCGGCGTCTCCGGCAAGGACGCGGTGGCCCAGGCGCAAACCCAGCTCAAGACCACCCAGGCCGATCTGGTCGACCTGGTCTGGCAGCGCGCCCAGCTGGAAAATGCCATCGCGGTATTGCTGGGCAAGGCGCCGGCGGACTTTGCCCTGGCCGACAGCCAGGACATCCCGGCACTGCCGCAGGTGCCGCTGGCGCTGCCGTCGCAATTGCTGGAGCGCCGTCCTGACATCGCCTCGGCCGAGCGCAAGGTCATGTCGGCCAATGCCAGCATCGGCGTGGCCAAGGCCGCCTATTTCCCGGACCTGACCCTGAGCCTCAACGGTGGCTACAGCAGTAGCAGCTTCAACGACTGGATCAGCCTGCCGAACCGGTTCTGGTCGGTGGGCCCGCAACTGGCCATGACCCTGTTCGATGGCGGCCAGCGGTCGGCCGAAGTCGATCGCACCGAAGCCGTCTACGACCAGACCGTGGCCCAGTACCGCCAGGCCGTGCTGGATGGTTTCAAGGAAGTGGAAAACTACCTGGTGCAGCTCAAGGTCTACGAAGACGAAGCGCGGATTCGCAGCGAAGCCCTGGACTCTGCCCGCGAGTCCTTGCGCCTGACCAACAACCAGTACAAGGCAGGTCTGATTGCCTACCTGGACGTGGTCAACGTACAGACCACGGCACTGAGCAACGAGCGCAGCGTCCTGAACCTGCTGCAAGGGCGCCTGGTGGCGAGTGTGCAGTTGATTGCCGCATTGGGCGGCGGCTGGGAGGCGCCGTCGGCGTTTGCCGAGGCGCCTTGA
- a CDS encoding efflux RND transporter permease subunit, with translation MNLSAPFIRRPVATMLLSLAIMLLGGVSFGLLPVAPLPQIEFPVIVVQANLPGASPEVMASTVATPLERSMGAISGVTTLTSSSSQGSTRVILGFDQGRDVDAAAREVQAAINASRNLLPSGMRSMPTYKKFNPSQAPIMVLALTSSVLQKGQLYDLASTILSQSLSQVPGVGEVQIGGSSLPAVRIELEPQLLNQYGVALDDVRQTIANANQRRPKGFIEDGQRNWQVQANDQLEKAKDYEPLVIRYQDGAVLRLSHVAKVSDAVENRYNSGFFNDQQAVLLVINRQTGANIIETVNKIKEQLPALESLMPASVKLDVAMDRSPVITATLKEAEHTLIIAVVLVVLVVFLFLGNLRASLIPTLAVPVSLVGTFAVMYLCGFSLNNLSLMALILATGLVVDDAIVVLENISRHIDEGVPPMRAAFLGAKEVGFTLLSMNLSLVVVFVSILFMGGIVGSLFREFSITLAAAIIVSLVVSLTLTPMLCARWLKAHPEGEQTRLQRWSEQLNQRMMAGYARTLDWVLRHRRLTLLSLLVTIAVNIALYVVVPKTFLPQQDTGQLMGFVRGDDGLSFQVMQPKMEIYRRALLKDPAVQSVAGFIGGNSGTNNAMILVRLKPISERKDSAQKIIERLRKEMPKVPGGRLFLMADQDLQFGGGRDQSTSQFLYTLQSSELSALREWYPKVVAAFKALPELTAIDAREGGGTEQITLVVDREQAKRLGIDMSMVTSVLNNAYSQRQISTIYDSLNQYQVVMEVNPKYAQDPRTLEQVQVITAEGARVPLSTFAHYENSLADDRVSHEGQFASENINFDVAEGYSQDQALAAVERAVAKVGLPEDVIAKVGGTGDAFAKSQEGQPWMILGALLAVYLVLGILYESYIHPLTILSTLPSAGVGALLTLYVVGSEFSLISLLGLFLLIGVVKKNAIMMIDLALQLERHEHLTPEESIRRACLLRLRPILMTTLAAILGALPLLLSHAEGSEMRQPLGLTIIGGLVFSQVLTLYTTPVVYLYLDRLRHRFNHWRGVRTDAALETPL, from the coding sequence ATGAACCTCTCCGCACCGTTCATCCGCCGGCCGGTAGCGACCATGCTGCTGAGCCTGGCGATCATGCTGCTGGGCGGCGTCAGCTTCGGCCTGTTGCCCGTGGCGCCGCTGCCGCAGATCGAGTTCCCGGTGATCGTGGTCCAGGCCAACCTTCCCGGCGCCAGCCCCGAGGTCATGGCCTCGACGGTGGCGACCCCGCTGGAGCGCTCCATGGGCGCGATTTCCGGGGTCACGACGCTGACCAGCAGCTCCAGCCAGGGTTCGACCCGGGTGATCCTGGGCTTTGACCAGGGCCGGGATGTCGATGCCGCAGCCCGCGAGGTGCAGGCGGCGATCAACGCCTCGCGAAACCTGCTGCCCAGTGGTATGCGCAGCATGCCCACCTACAAGAAATTCAACCCTTCCCAGGCACCCATCATGGTGCTGGCGCTGACTTCCAGCGTGCTGCAGAAGGGCCAGCTCTATGACCTGGCCTCGACCATCCTGTCCCAGAGCCTGTCCCAGGTGCCCGGGGTTGGTGAAGTACAAATCGGCGGCAGTTCTTTGCCTGCGGTGCGCATCGAGCTCGAGCCGCAGTTGCTCAACCAATACGGCGTGGCCCTGGACGATGTGCGCCAGACCATCGCCAACGCCAACCAGCGCCGGCCCAAAGGCTTTATCGAGGACGGCCAGCGCAATTGGCAGGTACAGGCCAACGACCAGCTGGAAAAAGCCAAGGACTACGAGCCCCTGGTGATTCGCTACCAGGACGGCGCGGTGCTGCGCCTGAGCCATGTGGCCAAGGTCAGCGATGCGGTGGAGAACCGCTACAACAGCGGCTTCTTCAATGACCAGCAAGCGGTGCTGCTGGTGATCAACCGCCAGACCGGCGCCAACATCATCGAGACCGTGAACAAGATCAAGGAGCAGTTGCCGGCCCTTGAATCGCTGATGCCGGCCAGCGTCAAGCTGGACGTGGCCATGGATCGCTCACCAGTGATCACCGCGACCCTCAAGGAAGCTGAGCACACCCTGATCATTGCCGTGGTCCTGGTGGTGCTGGTGGTGTTCCTGTTCCTGGGCAACCTGCGCGCCTCGCTGATCCCGACCCTGGCGGTGCCGGTGTCGCTGGTGGGGACCTTTGCGGTCATGTACCTGTGCGGTTTCTCATTGAACAATTTGTCGCTGATGGCGCTGATCCTCGCCACCGGCCTGGTGGTCGATGACGCCATCGTGGTGCTGGAGAACATCTCCCGGCACATCGACGAAGGCGTGCCGCCGATGCGCGCCGCCTTCCTGGGGGCCAAGGAAGTCGGCTTCACCTTGCTGTCGATGAACCTCTCGCTGGTGGTGGTGTTCGTCTCGATCCTGTTCATGGGCGGCATTGTCGGTTCGCTGTTTCGCGAGTTCTCCATCACGCTGGCGGCGGCGATCATTGTCTCGCTGGTGGTCTCCCTGACCTTGACGCCGATGCTCTGCGCCCGCTGGCTGAAGGCTCACCCCGAAGGCGAGCAGACCCGCTTGCAGCGTTGGAGCGAGCAGCTCAATCAGCGCATGATGGCAGGCTACGCACGCACGCTGGACTGGGTCTTGCGCCACCGGCGCCTGACGTTGCTCAGCCTGCTGGTGACCATCGCCGTCAACATCGCCCTGTATGTGGTGGTGCCCAAGACCTTCCTGCCGCAGCAGGACACCGGGCAGTTGATGGGCTTTGTGCGCGGCGACGATGGCCTGTCGTTCCAGGTGATGCAGCCGAAGATGGAAATCTACCGCCGCGCCTTGCTCAAGGACCCGGCCGTGCAGAGTGTGGCCGGCTTTATCGGCGGCAACAGCGGCACCAATAACGCCATGATCCTGGTGCGCCTCAAGCCGATCAGCGAGCGCAAGGACTCGGCGCAGAAGATCATCGAGCGGCTGCGCAAGGAAATGCCCAAGGTGCCGGGCGGGCGATTGTTCCTCATGGCCGACCAGGACCTGCAGTTTGGTGGCGGTCGCGACCAGAGCACCTCGCAGTTCCTCTATACCCTGCAAAGCAGCGAGCTGTCGGCCTTGCGCGAGTGGTACCCGAAGGTGGTCGCAGCCTTCAAGGCGCTGCCTGAGCTGACCGCCATCGATGCCCGCGAAGGTGGCGGCACCGAACAGATCACCCTGGTGGTCGACCGCGAACAGGCCAAGCGCCTGGGCATCGACATGAGCATGGTGACCTCGGTGCTCAACAACGCCTACAGCCAGCGGCAGATCTCGACCATCTATGACAGCCTGAACCAGTACCAGGTGGTGATGGAGGTCAACCCCAAGTATGCCCAGGACCCGCGCACCCTGGAGCAGGTCCAGGTCATCACCGCAGAGGGTGCCCGGGTGCCGCTGTCGACCTTTGCCCACTACGAGAACAGCCTGGCCGATGACCGGGTCAGCCATGAAGGCCAGTTCGCCTCCGAGAACATCAACTTCGACGTTGCCGAAGGCTACAGCCAGGACCAGGCCTTGGCCGCGGTGGAGCGGGCAGTGGCCAAGGTCGGCCTGCCCGAGGATGTGATTGCCAAGGTGGGCGGTACCGGCGATGCCTTCGCCAAGAGCCAGGAAGGGCAACCGTGGATGATTCTCGGTGCCTTGCTGGCGGTGTACCTGGTGCTCGGCATTCTCTACGAGAGCTACATCCACCCCCTGACCATTCTCTCGACCCTGCCTTCGGCCGGCGTCGGGGCCTTGCTCACCCTGTACGTGGTGGGCAGCGAGTTCAGCCTGATTTCGCTGCTCGGGCTGTTCCTGCTCATCGGCGTGGTGAAGAAAAACGCGATCATGATGATCGACCTGGCCTTGCAGCTGGAGCGTCACGAACACCTGACTCCGGAGGAGTCGATCCGCCGGGCCTGCCTGCTGCGCCTGCGGCCGATCCTGATGACCACCCTGGCCGCGATCCTTGGTGCCTTGCCGCTGTTGCTCAGCCATGCCGAGGGCTCCGAGATGCGCCAGCCGCTGGGCCTGACCATCATCGGCGGGCTGGTGTTCAGCCAGGTCCTTACGCTTTACACCACCCCTGTGGTCTACCTCTATCTGGACCGCCTGCGCCATCGTTTCAACCACTGGCGCGGCGTGCGCACCGACGCTGCTTTGGAAACCCCGCTATGA
- a CDS encoding MdtB/MuxB family multidrug efflux RND transporter permease subunit — protein sequence MNLSRLFILRPVATTLSMLAIVLAGLIAYKMLPVAALPQVDYPTIRVMTLYPGASPQVMTSAVTAPLERQFGQMPGLTQMASTSSGGASVLTLRFSLDMNMDVAEQQVQAAINAATNLLPTDLPAPPVYNKVNPADTPVLTLAISSQTMPLPKLNDLVDTRVAQKIAQIGGVGMVSIAGGQRQAVRIKVNPDALASAGLNLADVRTLIGASNVNQPKGNFDGPTRVSMLDANDQLRSPEEYANLILAYNNGAPLRLKDVAEIVDGAENERLAAWANQNQAVLLNIQRQPGANVIEVVDRIKAMLPSITDNLPAGLDVTVLTDRTQTIRASVKDVQHELLIAIALVVMVTFVFLRRFSATIIPSVAVPLSLIGTFAVMHLAGFSINNLTLMALTIATGFVVDDAIVMLENISRHIEEGETPMQAALKGARQIGFTLISLTFSLIAVLIPLLFMADVVGRLFREFAITLAVAILISLVVSLTLTPMMCARLLKREPKPEEQSRFYRASGAWIDWMIQHYGRGLQWVLKHQPLTLLVAVATLGLTVLLYLVVPKGFFPVQDTGVIQGISEAPQSVSFAAMSQRQQALSAIILQDPAVQSLSSYIGVDGDNATLNSGRLLINLKPHGERDLTATQVIARLQPEVDKLIGIRLFMQPVQDLSIEDRVSRTQYQFSLSSPDAELLAQWSGKLVDALQQRPELTDVASDLQDKGLQVFLVIDRDAASRLGINVADITNALYDAFGQRQISTIYTQASQYRVVLQAEAASTLGPQVLEQIHVKATDGGQVRLSSLARIEQRQAQLAIAHIGQFPAVMMSFNLGQGVALGEAVKVIEQVQQEIGMPVGVQTRFQGAAEAFQASLSSTLLLILAAVVTMYIVLGVLYESYIHPVTILSTLPSAAVGALLALILSGNDLGMIAIIGIILLIGIVKKNAIMMIDFALEAERNQGVAPQTAIYQAALLRFRPILMTTLAALFGAIPLMLATGSGAELRQPLGLVMVGGLLVSQVLTLFTTPVIYLYFDRLARRWRRQPDTAVQAQP from the coding sequence ATGAACCTCTCGCGGCTGTTCATCCTGCGCCCGGTGGCGACCACCCTGAGCATGCTGGCCATCGTTCTGGCCGGCCTGATCGCCTACAAGATGCTGCCGGTGGCGGCATTGCCCCAGGTCGATTACCCCACCATCCGGGTCATGACCCTTTACCCGGGCGCCAGCCCCCAAGTGATGACCAGTGCGGTCACCGCGCCCCTGGAGCGCCAGTTCGGGCAGATGCCCGGGCTCACCCAGATGGCTTCCACCAGCTCCGGCGGCGCCTCGGTGCTGACCCTGCGCTTCAGCCTGGACATGAACATGGACGTGGCCGAGCAGCAGGTGCAGGCGGCCATCAACGCCGCCACCAATCTGCTGCCCACCGACCTGCCGGCACCGCCGGTGTACAACAAGGTCAACCCGGCCGATACGCCGGTGCTGACCCTGGCCATTTCCTCTCAAACCATGCCGCTGCCCAAGCTCAATGACCTGGTCGACACCCGGGTGGCGCAGAAGATCGCGCAAATTGGCGGCGTCGGCATGGTCAGCATCGCCGGCGGCCAGCGCCAGGCGGTGCGGATCAAGGTCAACCCTGATGCCCTGGCGTCGGCGGGCCTGAACCTCGCCGATGTACGCACCCTGATCGGTGCCTCCAACGTCAACCAGCCCAAGGGCAACTTCGACGGCCCGACCCGGGTGTCGATGCTCGACGCCAATGACCAGCTGCGGTCCCCCGAGGAATACGCCAACCTGATCCTGGCCTACAACAACGGTGCGCCCCTGCGCCTGAAGGACGTTGCCGAGATCGTCGACGGCGCCGAGAACGAGCGCCTGGCGGCCTGGGCCAACCAGAACCAGGCGGTGTTGCTGAACATCCAGCGCCAGCCGGGCGCAAACGTTATCGAGGTGGTCGACCGGATCAAGGCCATGCTGCCGTCGATCACCGACAACCTGCCGGCGGGCCTGGACGTCACCGTGCTCACCGACCGTACCCAGACCATCCGCGCCTCGGTCAAGGACGTCCAGCATGAGCTGCTGATCGCCATCGCCCTGGTGGTGATGGTGACGTTCGTGTTCCTGCGCCGTTTCAGCGCCACCATCATTCCGTCGGTGGCGGTACCGCTGTCGCTGATCGGCACCTTCGCCGTCATGCACCTGGCCGGGTTCTCGATCAACAACCTCACGCTGATGGCCCTGACCATTGCCACCGGCTTTGTGGTGGACGACGCCATCGTCATGCTGGAGAACATCTCGCGGCATATCGAAGAGGGCGAGACGCCGATGCAAGCGGCGCTCAAGGGCGCCCGGCAGATCGGCTTCACCCTGATTTCGTTGACCTTCTCGCTGATCGCGGTGCTGATCCCGCTGCTGTTCATGGCCGATGTGGTCGGCCGGCTGTTCCGCGAGTTCGCCATCACCCTGGCGGTGGCCATCCTGATTTCCCTGGTGGTGTCGCTGACCCTGACGCCGATGATGTGCGCGCGCTTGCTCAAGCGCGAGCCCAAGCCTGAAGAGCAAAGCCGGTTCTACCGCGCCAGCGGCGCCTGGATCGACTGGATGATTCAGCATTACGGCCGCGGCCTGCAGTGGGTGCTCAAGCATCAACCGCTGACCCTGCTGGTGGCGGTTGCCACCCTGGGCCTGACCGTGCTGCTGTACCTGGTGGTGCCCAAGGGCTTCTTCCCGGTGCAGGACACCGGCGTCATCCAGGGCATTTCCGAGGCGCCGCAGTCGGTGTCGTTCGCTGCCATGAGCCAGCGCCAGCAGGCACTGAGCGCGATCATCCTGCAGGACCCGGCGGTGCAGAGCCTGTCGTCCTACATCGGTGTCGATGGCGACAACGCCACCCTCAACAGCGGCCGCTTGCTGATCAACCTCAAGCCCCATGGCGAGCGTGACCTCACCGCGACCCAGGTGATTGCCCGCCTGCAGCCGGAAGTCGACAAGCTGATCGGCATCCGCCTGTTCATGCAGCCGGTGCAGGACCTGAGCATCGAAGACCGGGTCAGTCGCACCCAGTACCAGTTCAGCCTGTCGTCGCCCGATGCCGAGCTGCTGGCGCAGTGGAGCGGCAAGCTGGTCGATGCCCTGCAGCAGCGCCCGGAGCTCACCGACGTGGCCAGCGACCTGCAGGACAAGGGCCTGCAGGTGTTCCTGGTGATCGACCGCGATGCCGCCAGCCGCCTGGGCATCAATGTCGCCGATATCACCAACGCGCTGTACGACGCCTTCGGCCAGCGGCAGATCTCGACGATCTACACCCAGGCCAGCCAGTACCGTGTGGTCTTGCAGGCCGAAGCGGCGTCCACGCTGGGGCCGCAAGTGCTCGAGCAGATCCACGTCAAGGCCACGGATGGCGGCCAGGTACGGCTGTCGAGCCTGGCGCGCATCGAGCAGCGCCAGGCACAGCTGGCGATCGCCCATATCGGCCAGTTCCCGGCGGTGATGATGTCGTTCAACCTCGGCCAGGGCGTGGCCCTGGGTGAGGCGGTCAAGGTGATCGAGCAGGTGCAGCAGGAGATCGGCATGCCAGTCGGGGTGCAGACCCGCTTTCAGGGCGCCGCCGAAGCCTTCCAGGCCTCGCTGTCGAGCACCTTGCTGTTGATCCTGGCGGCGGTGGTGACCATGTACATCGTGCTTGGCGTGCTCTACGAGAGCTACATCCACCCGGTGACCATCCTCTCGACCCTGCCGTCGGCGGCGGTGGGCGCCTTGCTGGCGTTGATCCTGTCCGGCAACGACCTGGGCATGATCGCCATCATCGGCATCATTCTGTTGATCGGTATCGTCAAGAAGAACGCGATCATGATGATCGACTTCGCCCTCGAGGCCGAGCGCAACCAGGGCGTGGCCCCGCAGACGGCGATCTACCAGGCGGCGCTGTTGCGCTTCCGGCCCATCCTGATGACCACCCTGGCGGCGCTGTTCGGCGCTATCCCGTTGATGCTCGCCACCGGCTCCGGCGCCGAGCTGCGTCAACCGCTGGGCTTGGTGATGGTGGGCGGGTTGCTGGTGAGCCAGGTGCTGACGCTCTTTACCACCCCGGTCATTTACCTGTACTTCGACCGCCTGGCTCGCCGCTGGCGCCGTCAGCCTGACACCGCGGTGCAGGCCCAGCCATGA
- a CDS encoding MdtA/MuxA family multidrug efflux RND transporter periplasmic adaptor subunit yields the protein MVDQPMLSRSRSSRRWLVGLLILLLVAGLCWWLWPSPAAHKAAGAPGGKGGRPGFGAFGGPVPVRVEPATVGDFPVYLKALGTVTATNTVNVRSRVGGELVKVNFQEGQKVKSGDLLAEIDPRSYQIALQQAEGTLAQNQAQLKNAQIDLERYKGLYAEDSIAKQTLDTQVALVGQFQGTIKTNQAAVGDAKLNLDFTRIRAPITGRLGLRQLDVGNLVAANDTTALVVITQTQPITVAFTLPESELNTVLARYRSGAKLPVEAWDRGDTQQQAVGVLRSLDNQIDTTTGTLKFKAYFENQDEALFPNQFVNVRLLADTLKDVVLAPSAAIQFGTDGSFVYVLEGENKVRIRPLKLGASDGEHTVIVEGLAKGERVVLEGTDRLRDGSDVEVVNDSSEVPVTPGQHLQGQDKKDASVTPGTQGKAGA from the coding sequence ATGGTCGATCAACCGATGCTTTCTCGTTCCCGTTCCTCTCGTCGCTGGCTTGTCGGCCTGCTGATCCTGCTGCTGGTCGCCGGCCTTTGCTGGTGGCTGTGGCCGTCGCCAGCCGCCCACAAGGCGGCCGGTGCGCCGGGGGGCAAGGGCGGTCGGCCCGGTTTTGGCGCCTTTGGCGGGCCGGTGCCGGTGCGTGTGGAGCCGGCGACTGTGGGCGACTTCCCGGTGTACCTCAAGGCCCTGGGCACGGTGACGGCAACCAACACCGTCAATGTCCGCAGCCGGGTGGGCGGTGAGCTGGTCAAGGTCAACTTCCAGGAAGGGCAGAAGGTCAAGAGCGGCGACCTGCTCGCCGAGATCGACCCGCGCAGCTACCAGATCGCCCTGCAACAGGCCGAAGGCACCCTGGCGCAGAACCAGGCGCAACTGAAAAACGCCCAGATCGACCTGGAACGCTACAAAGGCCTGTATGCCGAAGACAGCATCGCCAAGCAGACGCTCGACACCCAAGTGGCACTGGTCGGCCAGTTCCAGGGCACGATCAAGACCAACCAGGCAGCGGTCGGCGATGCCAAGCTGAACCTGGATTTCACCCGCATCCGCGCGCCGATCACCGGCCGTCTGGGCTTGCGTCAGCTCGATGTCGGCAACCTGGTGGCGGCCAACGACACCACCGCCCTGGTGGTGATTACCCAGACCCAGCCGATCACCGTGGCGTTCACCTTGCCCGAATCTGAACTCAACACGGTCCTGGCGCGCTACCGCAGCGGCGCCAAGCTGCCGGTGGAAGCCTGGGACCGGGGTGATACACAGCAGCAGGCGGTCGGCGTGCTGCGCAGCCTCGACAACCAGATTGACACCACCACCGGCACCCTGAAGTTCAAGGCCTATTTCGAGAACCAGGACGAAGCCCTGTTCCCCAACCAGTTCGTCAATGTGCGCCTGCTGGCCGACACCCTCAAAGACGTGGTGCTGGCCCCTTCGGCGGCGATCCAGTTCGGCACCGACGGCTCGTTCGTGTATGTGCTGGAAGGGGAGAACAAGGTGCGCATTCGCCCACTCAAGCTGGGTGCCAGCGATGGCGAGCACACCGTGATCGTTGAAGGCCTGGCCAAGGGCGAGCGGGTAGTGCTCGAAGGCACCGACCGTCTGCGTGACGGCAGTGACGTCGAAGTGGTCAATGACAGCTCCGAAGTACCGGTGACACCCGGCCAGCACCTGCAAGGCCAGGACAAGAAAGACGCCTCCGTTACCCCGGGCACCCAGGGCAAGGCCGGCGCATGA